From the Saimiri boliviensis isolate mSaiBol1 chromosome X, mSaiBol1.pri, whole genome shotgun sequence genome, one window contains:
- the FTSJ1 gene encoding tRNA (cytidine(32)/guanosine(34)-2'-O)-methyltransferase isoform X1: MGRTSKDKRDVYYRLAKENGWRARSAFKLLQLDKEFHLFQGVTRAVDLCAAPGSWSQVLSQKIGGQGSGHVVAVDLQAMAPLPGVVQIQGDITQLSTAKEIIQHFKGCPADLVVCDGAPDVTGLHDVDEYMQAQLLLAALNIATHVLKPGGCFVAKIFRGRDVTLLYSQLRVFFSSVLCAKPRSSRNSSIEAFAVCQGYDPPEGFMPDLSKPLLDHSYDSDFNQLDGPTRIIVPFVTCGDLSSYDSDRSYPLDLEDGSEYKYTPPTQPPISPPYQEACTLKKKGQLAKEIRPQDCPSSRVDTFPQPLAAPQCHTLLAPEVWKCDSEPALTPSPFASF; the protein is encoded by the exons ATGGGACGGACGTCGAAGGACAAGCGGGATGTCTACTACCGCCTGGCCAAGGAGAATGGCTGGCGTGCCCGCAGCGCCTTCAAACTGCTACAACTGGACAAGGAATTCCATCTCTTTCAAG GCGTGACACGGGCAGTTGACCTGTGTGCAGCCCCGGGCAGCTGGAGCCAGGTGCTGAGCCAGAAGATTGG GGGCCAAGGGTCCGGCCATGTGGTGGCTGTGGACCTGCAGGCTATGGCTCCACTACCAGGTGTAGTACAGATCCAGGGCGACATCACTCAG CTGTCCACTGCCAAGGAGATCATCCAGCACTTTAAGGGCTGCCCTGCGGACCTCGTGGTGTGTGACGGGGCTCCTGATG TAACCGGCCTCCATGATGTTGACGAGTATATGCAGGCCCAGCTCCTCCTCGCT GCTCTGAACATCGCTACACATGTCCTGAAGCCAGGGGGCTGCTTTGTGGCCAAG ATATTCCGAGGCCGGGATGTGACGCTCCTCTACAGCCAGCTGCGGGTCTTCTTCTCCAGCGTGCTGTGCGCCAAGCCCAGGAGCAGCCGGAACTCCAGCATCG AGGCCTTCGCCGTCTGTCAGGGCTATGACCCTCCCGAGGGCTTCATGCCGGACCTGAGCAAACCCCTGCTGGACCACTCTTACG ACTCAGATTTCAACCAGCTTGATGGTCCCACCCGCATCATTGTGCCTTTTGTGACGTGTGGGGACCTGAGCTCCTATGACTCAGACCGCAGTTACCCACTGGAC CTAGAGGACGGCTCAGAGTACAAGTATACTCCACCTACACAGCCCCCCATCTCACCGCCATACCAGGAGGCCTGCACGTTGAAGAAGAAGGGGCAGCTGGCCAAGGAGATCCGCCCCCAGGACTGCCCCAGCAGCAGAGTGGACAcatttccccagcccctggccgcCCCTCAGTGCCACACCCTGCTGGCCCCTGAGGTCTGGAAATGTGACTCTGAGCCTGCATTGACCCCTTCCCCATTTGCCTCTTTCTGA
- the FTSJ1 gene encoding tRNA (cytidine(32)/guanosine(34)-2'-O)-methyltransferase isoform X3: MGRTSKDKRDVYYRLAKENGWRARSAFKLLQLDKEFHLFQGVTRAVDLCAAPGSWSQVLSQKIGGQGSGHVVAVDLQAMAPLPGVVQIQGDITQLSTAKEIIQHFKGCPADLVVCDGAPDVTGLHDVDEYMQAQLLLAALNIATHVLKPGGCFVAKIFRGRDVTLLYSQLRVFFSSVLCAKPRSSRNSSIEAFAVCQGYDPPEGFMPDLSKPLLDHSYARGRLRVQVYSTYTAPHLTAIPGGLHVEEEGAAGQGDPPPGLPQQQSGHISPAPGRPSVPHPAGP, encoded by the exons ATGGGACGGACGTCGAAGGACAAGCGGGATGTCTACTACCGCCTGGCCAAGGAGAATGGCTGGCGTGCCCGCAGCGCCTTCAAACTGCTACAACTGGACAAGGAATTCCATCTCTTTCAAG GCGTGACACGGGCAGTTGACCTGTGTGCAGCCCCGGGCAGCTGGAGCCAGGTGCTGAGCCAGAAGATTGG GGGCCAAGGGTCCGGCCATGTGGTGGCTGTGGACCTGCAGGCTATGGCTCCACTACCAGGTGTAGTACAGATCCAGGGCGACATCACTCAG CTGTCCACTGCCAAGGAGATCATCCAGCACTTTAAGGGCTGCCCTGCGGACCTCGTGGTGTGTGACGGGGCTCCTGATG TAACCGGCCTCCATGATGTTGACGAGTATATGCAGGCCCAGCTCCTCCTCGCT GCTCTGAACATCGCTACACATGTCCTGAAGCCAGGGGGCTGCTTTGTGGCCAAG ATATTCCGAGGCCGGGATGTGACGCTCCTCTACAGCCAGCTGCGGGTCTTCTTCTCCAGCGTGCTGTGCGCCAAGCCCAGGAGCAGCCGGAACTCCAGCATCG AGGCCTTCGCCGTCTGTCAGGGCTATGACCCTCCCGAGGGCTTCATGCCGGACCTGAGCAAACCCCTGCTGGACCACTCTTACG CTAGAGGACGGCTCAGAGTACAAGTATACTCCACCTACACAGCCCCCCATCTCACCGCCATACCAGGAGGCCTGCACGTTGAAGAAGAAGGGGCAGCTGGCCAAGGAGATCCGCCCCCAGGACTGCCCCAGCAGCAGAGTGGACAcatttccccagcccctggccgcCCCTCAGTGCCACACCCTGCTGGCCCCTGA
- the FTSJ1 gene encoding tRNA (cytidine(32)/guanosine(34)-2'-O)-methyltransferase isoform X2 — protein sequence MGRTSKDKRDVYYRLAKENGWRARSAFKLLQLDKEFHLFQGVTRAVDLCAAPGSWSQVLSQKIGGQGSGHVVAVDLQAMAPLPGVVQIQGDITQLSTAKEIIQHFKGCPADLVVCDGAPDVTGLHDVDEYMQAQLLLAALNIATHVLKPGGCFVAKIFRGRDVTLLYSQLRVFFSSVLCAKPRSSRNSSIEAFAVCQGYDPPEGFMPDLSKPLLDHSYDFNQLDGPTRIIVPFVTCGDLSSYDSDRSYPLDLEDGSEYKYTPPTQPPISPPYQEACTLKKKGQLAKEIRPQDCPSSRVDTFPQPLAAPQCHTLLAPEVWKCDSEPALTPSPFASF from the exons ATGGGACGGACGTCGAAGGACAAGCGGGATGTCTACTACCGCCTGGCCAAGGAGAATGGCTGGCGTGCCCGCAGCGCCTTCAAACTGCTACAACTGGACAAGGAATTCCATCTCTTTCAAG GCGTGACACGGGCAGTTGACCTGTGTGCAGCCCCGGGCAGCTGGAGCCAGGTGCTGAGCCAGAAGATTGG GGGCCAAGGGTCCGGCCATGTGGTGGCTGTGGACCTGCAGGCTATGGCTCCACTACCAGGTGTAGTACAGATCCAGGGCGACATCACTCAG CTGTCCACTGCCAAGGAGATCATCCAGCACTTTAAGGGCTGCCCTGCGGACCTCGTGGTGTGTGACGGGGCTCCTGATG TAACCGGCCTCCATGATGTTGACGAGTATATGCAGGCCCAGCTCCTCCTCGCT GCTCTGAACATCGCTACACATGTCCTGAAGCCAGGGGGCTGCTTTGTGGCCAAG ATATTCCGAGGCCGGGATGTGACGCTCCTCTACAGCCAGCTGCGGGTCTTCTTCTCCAGCGTGCTGTGCGCCAAGCCCAGGAGCAGCCGGAACTCCAGCATCG AGGCCTTCGCCGTCTGTCAGGGCTATGACCCTCCCGAGGGCTTCATGCCGGACCTGAGCAAACCCCTGCTGGACCACTCTTACG ATTTCAACCAGCTTGATGGTCCCACCCGCATCATTGTGCCTTTTGTGACGTGTGGGGACCTGAGCTCCTATGACTCAGACCGCAGTTACCCACTGGAC CTAGAGGACGGCTCAGAGTACAAGTATACTCCACCTACACAGCCCCCCATCTCACCGCCATACCAGGAGGCCTGCACGTTGAAGAAGAAGGGGCAGCTGGCCAAGGAGATCCGCCCCCAGGACTGCCCCAGCAGCAGAGTGGACAcatttccccagcccctggccgcCCCTCAGTGCCACACCCTGCTGGCCCCTGAGGTCTGGAAATGTGACTCTGAGCCTGCATTGACCCCTTCCCCATTTGCCTCTTTCTGA